A genomic window from Cyanobacteria bacterium GSL.Bin1 includes:
- a CDS encoding glycosyltransferase family 2 protein, which yields MLYFLVVNYQSVELVKRLLESFLSLPQPLSKAGRQKNSHKFVIVNNFPPDQKALEALARDTIYIIEAGENLGFGRACNLGLSWIYNQHSQALVWLLNPDTFFNPKIITDAESFFYHYPEISILGTLIYSTDYNIWFAGGTFDSIKGRIASENLLAINPELSYLPCDWVSGCSMIINFSHFQKCPQFNPNYFLYYEDFDFCQRYKQQGHLIAVTAQISIIHQVSAITNCNLKNKYYHSTYSYLFTLERYTNRVIFYFRVIRLLTYALFLVPIKPAIALGKITGTWHYFQQKFSGVKPSPS from the coding sequence GTGTTATATTTTTTAGTTGTTAATTATCAATCTGTTGAATTGGTGAAGCGTCTACTTGAAAGTTTTTTGAGTTTACCACAGCCCCTAAGCAAGGCGGGCCGTCAGAAAAACTCACACAAGTTTGTAATTGTTAATAATTTTCCTCCTGATCAAAAAGCATTAGAAGCATTAGCAAGAGATACAATTTACATTATAGAGGCGGGTGAAAATTTAGGATTTGGGAGAGCTTGTAACTTGGGATTATCTTGGATTTATAATCAACATTCTCAAGCATTAGTTTGGCTGCTTAATCCTGATACATTTTTTAACCCTAAAATTATAACAGATGCTGAATCTTTTTTTTATCATTATCCCGAAATCTCTATTCTTGGAACACTGATTTACTCAACGGATTATAACATTTGGTTTGCTGGGGGAACTTTTGACTCTATAAAAGGGCGGATTGCATCAGAAAATTTGCTGGCAATTAATCCTGAACTATCCTATCTTCCCTGTGATTGGGTAAGTGGTTGTAGCATGATTATTAATTTCAGTCATTTTCAAAAGTGTCCTCAGTTTAATCCGAATTACTTTCTCTATTACGAAGATTTTGATTTTTGTCAACGGTATAAACAGCAAGGTCATCTCATTGCTGTAACTGCTCAAATAAGTATCATCCATCAAGTTTCTGCTATCACTAACTGCAACCTTAAAAATAAATATTATCATAGCACCTACAGCTACTTGTTTACATTAGAAAGGTATACAAATAGAGTTATATTCTACTTCCGTGTCATTCGCTTACTAACTTATGCACTATTTCTTGTTCCTATCAAGCCCGCGATCGCGCTTGGTAAAATAACAGGGACATGGCACTATTTCCAACAAAAATTCTCTGGTGTTAAACCCTCTCCTAGTTAA
- a CDS encoding glycosyltransferase, whose protein sequence is MKSTLDWSKKIEIKKKELLTRKNELNQYYHQLLLKQSQTKLIEDKILEKSEENKANKGIFRKLNNLVINVVIKTRQLLRKAKHRVKLLITQSKTQNYPKSSSSKTENHPIPSQKESNPTPLSNESEYKKILSHLYKTELDSFLICDEKLTFSQPEEPLVSIILILYNRAELTLQCLRSLVIASTNPKHPCEIIVVDNASQDTTRLLLDRTSGLIRINNNENLHFLAAVNQASKVAKGNYLLLLNNDAQILPGTLSAAINTYCSADDIGAVGGKIILLDGTLQEAGSIIWNDGSCLGYGRGENPFDFPYMFQRNVDYCSAAFLLTERRLFLEMGGFDEDYKPAYYEETDYCLRLWEQGKRVVYEPNATVVHFEFGSSQSNHSAINLQKAHQSIFTQKHSQQLANYHWSPTPENTFLARTRSPLSCRVLFIDDRVPHAFLGSGFPRARDILQALVTLNYSVTFYPLTFPQENWTEVYQDIPKVVEVVLNQGIGGLEKFLHDYARFYDLILISRPHNMEILNPILKRYPQWFENTRIIYDAEAIYALREVSQREVKGKKVSQDEVDLLVKAEIKLAEKADVIVAVSEREQERFTEMGLSSVYTLGHTVDLMPTPKKFEERVGIVFVGAIHEINSPNADSVFWFVEEILPLLKEKIGKELKFTIVGFNQCQEIWNLQSDSLQVLGQVESLQEIYNCAKVFVAPTRFAAGIPFKVHHAASYGLPIVTTSIIASQLGWQDRQEILVGDDALTFAEKCAKVYSEQELWKNIRNSALRKIEVECSRKNFLQQVDTIITS, encoded by the coding sequence ATGAAATCAACTTTAGACTGGTCTAAAAAAATAGAGATTAAGAAAAAAGAATTATTAACAAGAAAAAATGAGTTAAATCAGTATTATCATCAATTGCTTTTGAAACAATCTCAAACTAAATTAATAGAAGACAAGATATTAGAAAAATCAGAAGAGAATAAAGCTAATAAAGGTATTTTTCGTAAATTAAATAACCTAGTAATAAATGTAGTTATTAAAACTCGTCAATTACTGCGAAAAGCTAAGCATAGAGTAAAATTATTAATCACTCAATCCAAAACACAGAACTATCCTAAATCTTCATCCTCCAAAACGGAAAATCATCCTATACCTTCCCAAAAAGAGAGCAATCCTACACCTTTGTCCAATGAAAGCGAATATAAAAAAATCTTATCTCATCTATATAAAACTGAGCTAGACAGTTTTTTAATTTGTGACGAGAAACTAACCTTTTCTCAACCAGAAGAACCACTCGTTAGTATTATTCTTATTTTATACAACAGAGCAGAATTAACATTACAATGTTTGCGCTCTCTCGTCATCGCTAGCACTAATCCCAAGCATCCTTGCGAAATTATTGTTGTTGATAATGCTTCACAAGATACAACCAGGCTACTTCTTGATCGAACTTCAGGCTTGATCAGGATTAATAATAATGAGAATCTTCATTTTTTAGCAGCAGTTAACCAAGCTTCTAAAGTAGCAAAAGGAAATTACCTCCTTTTACTAAACAATGATGCTCAAATTTTGCCTGGAACACTGTCTGCTGCTATTAATACTTACTGTAGTGCAGATGATATTGGAGCCGTTGGCGGGAAAATTATACTTTTAGATGGTACTTTGCAAGAAGCAGGTAGCATTATTTGGAATGATGGTTCTTGTTTAGGATATGGAAGAGGTGAAAATCCCTTTGATTTTCCCTACATGTTTCAACGAAATGTAGATTACTGCTCTGCTGCTTTTTTACTAACAGAACGAAGATTATTTTTAGAGATGGGAGGATTTGATGAAGATTACAAGCCTGCCTATTATGAAGAAACTGATTATTGCCTAAGACTTTGGGAGCAAGGAAAACGTGTTGTTTACGAGCCTAATGCAACTGTTGTACACTTTGAATTTGGGAGCTCGCAATCAAATCACTCAGCAATCAATCTTCAGAAAGCCCATCAATCTATTTTTACTCAAAAACATTCTCAACAGCTTGCTAATTATCATTGGTCCCCTACTCCTGAAAATACTTTCTTAGCACGGACTCGCTCTCCTCTTTCTTGTCGCGTTTTATTCATAGATGACCGGGTTCCCCATGCCTTTCTGGGATCTGGGTTTCCGAGAGCAAGGGATATTTTACAAGCGCTTGTAACTTTAAATTACTCTGTTACGTTTTATCCCCTCACTTTTCCTCAAGAAAATTGGACAGAAGTTTACCAAGATATTCCAAAAGTCGTTGAAGTTGTTCTTAATCAAGGGATTGGAGGATTGGAAAAATTTTTGCACGACTATGCTCGCTTTTACGATCTAATTTTGATTAGCCGTCCTCATAATATGGAAATCTTAAATCCAATCTTGAAGCGTTATCCTCAGTGGTTTGAAAATACTCGGATTATTTATGATGCAGAAGCTATTTATGCTTTACGGGAAGTGAGCCAACGCGAAGTTAAAGGAAAAAAGGTTTCTCAAGATGAAGTAGATCTGTTAGTTAAAGCAGAAATTAAATTAGCGGAAAAAGCTGATGTAATTGTGGCAGTTTCAGAACGTGAACAAGAACGTTTCACTGAGATGGGGTTAAGTTCAGTATATACATTAGGACATACAGTTGACTTAATGCCTACTCCAAAAAAATTTGAAGAACGCGTAGGAATTGTTTTTGTAGGAGCTATTCATGAAATTAATTCTCCCAATGCTGATTCAGTTTTTTGGTTCGTGGAAGAAATTTTACCTTTACTCAAAGAAAAAATAGGAAAAGAATTAAAATTTACAATTGTCGGTTTCAATCAATGTCAAGAAATCTGGAATTTACAAAGTGATTCTTTGCAGGTATTAGGTCAAGTAGAATCCCTCCAAGAAATTTATAATTGTGCTAAAGTTTTTGTTGCACCAACTCGTTTTGCTGCAGGGATTCCATTTAAGGTTCATCATGCAGCATCTTATGGTTTGCCAATTGTTACAACTTCAATAATTGCTTCTCAACTAGGTTGGCAAGATAGGCAAGAAATTTTAGTCGGTGATGACGCTCTAACTTTTGCTGAAAAATGTGCGAAAGTATATTCTGAACAAGAATTATGGAAAAATATAAGAAATTCTGCTTTAAGAAAAATTGAAGTAGAATGTTCGCGAAAAAACTTTCTTCAGCAAGTTGATACAATTATAACTTCATAA
- a CDS encoding transposase, producing the protein MHLYINYGYCAARKLKYFGYKLVMLCSLSGLPIAYNLVPANTDERQVIRAVISQVRGSDVYGDKGFMVKISKSRSTVPLGIAFGQSIALTRPRQKKQQENSLKPCHSKGVTPNA; encoded by the coding sequence ATTCATCTTTATATCAATTACGGTTATTGTGCTGCTCGGAAACTGAAGTATTTTGGCTACAAATTGGTGATGCTGTGTTCCCTGTCTGGCTTGCCCATTGCCTATAATTTAGTGCCAGCCAACACTGACGAGCGACAAGTGATAAGAGCCGTTATATCTCAAGTTAGGGGCAGTGATGTTTATGGAGACAAGGGTTTTATGGTCAAGATTAGCAAGAGCAGATCCACCGTTCCACTGGGAATCGCATTTGGACAATCCATTGCTCTAACGAGACCTAGACAAAAAAAACAACAGGAAAACAGCCTCAAACCTTGTCATAGCAAGGGAGTTACACCAAATGCCTAA